In Oreochromis aureus strain Israel breed Guangdong linkage group 15, ZZ_aureus, whole genome shotgun sequence, a single genomic region encodes these proteins:
- the atraid gene encoding all-trans retinoic acid-induced differentiation factor produces MKALCSCMRFVALVLILNLFFQASYQLTELQVCNLCGGIILNSSAVGQFCFFSAGRIDGRCCLRNDTTNDPEHIIGLDLSNCSLTCVQDLQGASTAFMIDLSFNPIVNISDTAFQGFNKLNYMILPQNIDCPGSNTSWEKVEIKKGNRHCEGQRNMCNETGQLSMNCPENSLCAPFGPGFFECSCAENFRGYKCLREGEFPALQVFGPLAASTVVISVLLWATQRRKAKSL; encoded by the exons ATGAAAGCTTTATGTAGCTGTATGAGATTTGTGGCGCTTGTTTTGATCCTTAATTTATTTTTCCAAGCAAGTTATCAGCTGACGGAGCTGCAG GTATGTAACCTGTGTGGTGGGATCATCCTAAACAGCTCTGCGGTCGGTCAGTTTTGCTTCTTTTCCGCTGGACGGATAGACGGACGTTGCTGTTTGAGAAATGACACCACAAACGACCCTGAACACATCATCGG gTTGGATCTCTCCAACTGTTCACTAACTTGTGTGCAGGATCTTCAGGGAGCATCAACAGCTTTCATGAT AGACCTCTCGTTCAATCCCATTGTCAACATCAGTGATACAGCTTTTCAAGGATTTAATAAGTTAAACTACAT GATTTTACCACAAAATATAGATTGTCCAGGAAGCAACACATCTTGGGAAAAGGTTGAAATCAAAAAGGGAAATCGCCATTGTGAAGGCCAAAGGAATATGTGCAACGAGACTGGACAGCTGT CAATGAACTGTCCAGAGAACTCCCTCTGCGCCCCCTTCGGCCCAGGCTTCTTTGAGTGCAGCTGCGCTGAAAACTTCCGTGGATACAAGTGTCTTCGAGAG GGGGAGTTCCCAGCTCTGCAAGTCTTTGGACCTCTTGCAGCTTCTACGGTTGTGATCTCGGTTCTTCTGTGGGCCACCCAGAGACGTAAAGCCAAATCACTCTAA
- the eif2b4 gene encoding translation initiation factor eIF-2B subunit delta, translating into MADSGVIDGPGRKDEIERAKSEGKDLTKEEKQRLRKEKKQQKKSKEKKDDKASQENEKEKKPVTSAAPAAPASQPPTKPTMQKAPSAVPATAPVSVPASEASGPADKPAKTKAELKAERRARQEAERASKQSKKGETGQQATTSKPKAPPSDLQPVVKRLPEHIQVDNPDVLKKLAKKLERQQIPLRLDYGYKVSLFSHLHQYSRKAPLTQQLSIPSTVIHPAIVRLGLQYSHGIVAGSNARSVALLHAFKQVIRDYTTPPNEELSRDLVNKLKPYISFLNQCRPLSASMGNAIKYIKKEISNIPSNCKEEEAKSKLLNDIESYINEKIILAGVAIAKCAIEKQKISDGDVILVYGCSSLVNHILCEAFEKSRKFRVIVVDSRPRLEGKEALRRLVQKGISCTYVLISAVSYILPEVSKVFLGAHALLANGYVMSRVGTSQIALVAKAFNVPVLVCCETYKFCDRVQTDSFVSNELDDPDDLIVTRKGTTPLEGWQNESSLGLLNLVYDVTPPDFVDLVITELGMIPCTSVPVVLRVKNVDQ; encoded by the exons ATGGCTGACAGTGGAGTGATAG ATGGACCCGGGAGGAAAGATGAAATTGAACGCGCAAAG agtgaaggcaaagaCCTAACCAAGGAGGAGAAGCAACGGCTgaggaaagagaagaaacagcagaagaaaagcaaagagaaaaaagatgacAAGGCATCACAGGAAAATGAGAAGGAGAAGAAGCCGGTCACTTcagcagctccagcagctccAGCATCCCAGCCTCCGACAAAACCCACAATGCAGAAAG CTCCTTCAGCAGTGCCTGCTACAGCACCCGTTTCTGTGCCTGCCTCAGAGGCTTCTGGGCCTGCGGACAAGCCGGCAAAGACTAAAGCAGAGCTGAAAGCTGAGAGGAGAGCTCGGCAAGAGGCTGAGCGGGCCAGCAAACAGAGCAAGAAGGGAGAGACAGGACAGCAGGCGACTACTAGCAAACCAAAAGCTCCGCCCAGTGATCTGCAGCCAG TGGTGAAGAGGCTCCCAGAACACATTCAAGTGGACAACCCAGACGTTTTAAAGAAACTTGCCAAGAAGTTGGAAAGACAACAG ATCCCGCTGCGCTTAGATTATGGCTACAAAGTCAGCCTGTTTTCTCATCTCCACCAGTACAGTCGCAAAGCTCCTCTAACACAGCAACTCAG CATTCCTTCTACAGTGATTCATCCCGCTATTGTCAGGCTGGGTTTGCAGTATTCACACGGCATTGTTGCAGGATCCAATGCTCGCTCTGTCGCCCTGCTGCATGCTTTCAAACAG gTAATACGGGACTACACTACACCTCCAAATGAGGAGCTATCAAGAGACTTGGTCAACAAGCTAAAACCTTATATCAG ttttctgAATCAGTGTCGCCCTCTGTCAGCCAGCATGGGTAATGCAATCAAATACATCAAGAAGGAGATCTCTAATATTCCTAGTAACTGTAAAGAAGAGGAG gCAAAGAGCAAACTGCTCAACGATATCGAGTCCTACATTAATGAGAAGATTATTCTTGCTGGTGTAGCTATTGCCAAGTGCGccatagaaaaacaaaagatcaGTGATGGAGATGTTATCCTAGTTTATGGATG CTCATCACTGGTCAACCACATCCTTTGCGAGGCCTTtgagaaaagcagaaaattccGTGTTATTGTTGTGGACAGCAGGCCTCGGCTAGAGGGCAAGGAGGCCCTGAGGCGCCTGGTCCAGAAAGGCATCAGCTGCACCTATGTTCTTAtctctgctgtctcttacaTCCTTCCAGAG GTGTCAAAGGTTTTCCTTGGTGCTCATGCTCTGCTGGCTAATGGTTATGTCATGTCTCGAGTGGGGACATCACAGATAGCTCTGGTGGCCAAAGCTTTTAATGTGCCTGTGCTGGTGTGTTGTGAGACCTACAAGTTCTGTGACAGGGTGCAGACAGATTCCTTCGTATCTAATGAACTAG ATGACCCCGACGACCTCATTGTAACCCGTAAAGGAACGACTCCGCTAGAGGGATGGCAGAATGAGTCCTCTCTTGGCCTTCTTAACCTGGTCTACGACGTGACGCCGCCTGATTTCGTAGATCTAGTCATCACAGAGCTCGGGATGATCCCGTGTACCTCTGTCCCTGTGGTGCTGCGAGTCAAAAACGTGGACCAGTGA